A genomic stretch from Angustibacter sp. Root456 includes:
- a CDS encoding nitroreductase family deazaflavin-dependent oxidoreductase: MPLQGTYEPSPAPWVRDQVEQFERSGGAEANTMQDVPIIVLTSRGAKSGLLRKTPLMRVEHEGRYAVVASKGGAPEHPVWYHNLVADSHVELQDGPDRRDYVARELDGDERALWWDRAVQVWPDYAEYQTKTDRLIPVFVLEPTTD, encoded by the coding sequence ATGCCACTTCAGGGAACCTACGAGCCCAGTCCCGCGCCCTGGGTGCGCGACCAGGTCGAGCAGTTCGAGCGGTCGGGCGGCGCCGAGGCCAACACGATGCAGGACGTGCCGATCATCGTGCTCACCAGCCGCGGCGCGAAGTCCGGGCTGCTGCGCAAGACCCCGCTGATGCGGGTCGAGCACGAGGGCCGCTACGCGGTCGTCGCCTCCAAGGGGGGCGCACCCGAGCACCCCGTCTGGTACCACAACCTCGTCGCCGACTCGCACGTCGAGCTGCAGGACGGCCCCGATCGCCGCGACTACGTCGCGCGCGAGCTCGACGGCGACGAGCGGGCCCTTTGGTGGGACCGCGCGGTGCAGGTGTGGCCGGACTACGCCGAGTACCAGACCAAGACCGACCGCCTGATCCCGGTGTTCGTGCTCGAGCCGACGACGGACTGA
- the glgX gene encoding glycogen debranching protein GlgX has translation MHRCGRLSRVTPRPLPEEPPALGVTLRDGGADVAVYAEHADAVEVCVGERRVELGAHLHGVHYGFVPDLHDGDRYGLRVHGPWDPARGLRHNPAKLLLDPYARALAGEVDWRPEVFGHRVDERLTGDPEVRDDRDSAPFVPRGVVVGDGFDWGDDRRPRVPWSQTVVYEAHVRGLTRRLPGVPEHLRGTYAGLAHPATVEHLTSLGVTTVELLPIHAFTHEPALVRRGARNYWGYNTLSFFAPHPSYASTSDPRGVLDEVKGMVRLLHQAGLEVVLDVVYNHTCEQGRDGALLSWRGLDNPAYYRLDDHGRDVDVTGCGNTMNFCHPRTVQLALDSLRYWAEQVHVDGFRFDLATALARGADDAYDCDHPFLVALRTDPVLSRLKLVAEPWDVGPHGWRTGQFPPPMAEWNDRFRDTARSFWLADAARELRGEPGHGVRELATRLSGSQDLFGRGDRGPLASVNYVAAHDGFTVADTTAYERKHNEGNGEGNLDGHDDNRSWNHGVEGETHDPVVLAGRRRSIRNLLGTLLLSTGVPMLAAGDELGRTQHGNNNAYNRDDEVSWLDWDLQPWQHDLLATTTYLLRVRREHPVLRQRQFFGLRPPHADGTVDLGWFGADGRPMDDGRWHDPHARVLQAFLHGSPVGGDSLLLVLCGAPHDTDVALPGPPWAGGYELVWDSADERPTPRADVMTGVQRVRALSLRLYRAR, from the coding sequence GTGCACCGGTGCGGGAGACTGTCGCGAGTGACGCCACGCCCCCTCCCGGAGGAACCGCCTGCCCTTGGAGTGACGCTGCGCGACGGCGGCGCGGACGTCGCGGTCTACGCCGAGCACGCTGACGCCGTCGAGGTCTGCGTCGGCGAGCGCCGGGTCGAGCTGGGGGCGCACCTGCACGGCGTGCACTACGGCTTCGTGCCCGACCTGCACGACGGCGACCGCTACGGGCTGCGGGTGCACGGCCCCTGGGACCCCGCGCGCGGGCTGCGGCACAACCCCGCCAAGCTGCTGCTCGACCCGTACGCTCGCGCCCTGGCCGGCGAGGTCGACTGGCGCCCCGAGGTCTTCGGGCACCGTGTCGACGAGCGCCTCACGGGCGACCCGGAGGTGCGCGACGACCGCGACTCCGCGCCGTTCGTGCCGCGCGGTGTCGTCGTCGGTGACGGGTTCGACTGGGGCGACGACCGCCGGCCGCGGGTGCCGTGGTCGCAGACGGTGGTGTACGAGGCGCACGTGCGAGGCCTCACGCGCCGCCTGCCCGGTGTGCCGGAGCACCTGCGCGGCACGTACGCCGGTCTCGCCCACCCCGCGACGGTCGAGCACCTGACCTCACTCGGCGTCACGACCGTCGAGCTGCTGCCGATCCACGCCTTCACGCACGAGCCGGCGCTGGTGCGCCGCGGTGCGCGCAACTACTGGGGCTACAACACGCTGTCGTTCTTCGCGCCCCACCCCTCCTACGCCAGCACCAGCGACCCACGCGGGGTGCTCGACGAGGTCAAGGGCATGGTGCGCCTGCTGCACCAGGCCGGACTCGAGGTGGTGCTCGACGTCGTCTACAACCACACCTGCGAGCAGGGCCGCGACGGCGCGCTGCTGTCGTGGCGTGGCCTGGACAACCCCGCGTACTACCGGCTGGACGACCACGGCCGGGACGTCGACGTCACCGGGTGCGGCAACACCATGAACTTCTGCCACCCGCGCACGGTGCAGCTGGCGCTGGACTCGCTGCGGTACTGGGCCGAGCAGGTGCACGTCGACGGGTTCCGCTTCGACCTCGCCACGGCTCTCGCCCGGGGCGCCGACGACGCCTACGACTGCGACCACCCGTTCCTCGTGGCGCTGCGCACCGATCCGGTGCTCTCGCGGCTGAAGCTCGTCGCCGAGCCGTGGGACGTCGGACCGCACGGCTGGCGCACCGGCCAGTTCCCGCCCCCCATGGCGGAGTGGAACGACCGCTTCCGTGACACCGCGCGGTCGTTCTGGCTGGCCGACGCCGCCCGCGAGCTGCGCGGCGAACCGGGCCACGGCGTGCGTGAGCTCGCCACCCGGCTCTCGGGCTCGCAGGACCTGTTCGGACGCGGCGACCGCGGCCCGCTGGCGTCGGTGAACTACGTCGCAGCGCACGACGGCTTCACCGTTGCCGACACCACCGCCTACGAGCGCAAGCACAACGAGGGCAACGGCGAGGGCAACCTCGACGGGCACGACGACAACCGGTCGTGGAACCACGGCGTCGAGGGCGAGACCCACGACCCGGTCGTGCTCGCCGGCCGTCGCCGTTCGATCCGCAACCTGCTCGGGACGCTGCTGCTCTCGACGGGCGTGCCGATGCTCGCGGCGGGTGACGAGCTCGGCCGCACCCAGCACGGCAACAACAACGCCTACAACCGCGACGACGAGGTGTCGTGGCTCGACTGGGACCTGCAGCCGTGGCAGCACGACCTGCTCGCCACCACGACCTACCTGCTGCGGGTGCGGCGCGAGCACCCGGTGCTGCGGCAGCGGCAGTTCTTCGGCCTCCGGCCGCCGCACGCCGACGGCACGGTCGACCTGGGCTGGTTCGGCGCCGACGGGCGCCCCATGGACGACGGCCGCTGGCACGACCCGCACGCGCGCGTGCTGCAGGCGTTCCTGCACGGCTCGCCGGTCGGCGGTGACTCGCTGCTGCTGGTGCTGTGCGGTGCGCCGCACGACACCGACGTCGCGCTGCCCGGGCCGCCTTGGGCGGGCGGCTACGAGCTGGTGTGGGACAGCGCCGACGAGCGGCCGACGCCGCGCGCCGACGTCATGACCGGCGTCCAGCGCGTGCGCGCTCTCAGCCTGCGCCTCTACCGCGCCCGCTGA